Proteins co-encoded in one Leptidea sinapis chromosome 16, ilLepSina1.1, whole genome shotgun sequence genomic window:
- the LOC126968720 gene encoding protein shifted isoform X3: protein MWLWEPGRGPARAPLCAGVALALSLTLTAGRRDYKDADRMNSDISLWIDERQVRMFSGISMQVFAIQNGIISPYILEPNFSHKLPIIPSEVGYVNFTWRSKKRYYYNFDTLTSSDLKVLKPPILSIKTQGRVPKTPKEFSIFLPCMGNVSGVATFEIGLVLKNGRGTPLKGTPLRLNLKKECAQRGVYLGRTGPDPECDKKCANQGWCNSEKICQCPDGYMGQHCRTALCYPQCMNGGNCTAPGVCSCPPGYQGRHCEGGICAKKCLNGGKCIQKDTCECPKGYYGLRCEYSKCVIPCLNGGRCKGVNKCRCPAGLGGNHCEVGRRGGECTRACRHGVCRGGACLCEPGWRGRYCHRTYESGEYKRPR from the exons ATGTGGCTGTGGGAGCCAGGGCGGGGTCCTGCGCGTGCGCCGCTGTGCGCGGGCGTCGCGCTCGCACTGTCGCTGACCCTGACCGCGGGCCGCCGGGATTACAAGGACGCGGACCGCATGAACTCAGACATCTCCCTGTGGATCGACGAACGGCAGGTCCGGATGTTCAGTG GTATATCTATGCAAGTGTTCGCGATCCAGAACGGTATTATATCCCCGTACATACTGGAACCGAACTTCTCTCACAAGTTGCCCATCATCCCGTCGGAGGTCGGCTACGTAAACTTCACGTGGCGCTCTAAGAAGAGATATTACTATAACTTCGATACGCTGACGTCATCTGacttaaaagtattaaaaccgCCGATACTATCCATCAAGACGCAAGGCAGGGTGCCTAAGACTCCTAAAG AGTTCAGTATATTCCTACCGTGCATGGGCAATGTCAGCGGCGTGGCCACGTTCGAGATTGGTCTCGTGTTGAAGAACGGCCGAGGCACTCCTCTGAAAGGCACCCCTTTAAGGTTAAACCTAAAAAAGGAATGCGCACAGAGAGGTGTGTATTTAGGAAGGACAG gccCGGATCCGGAGTGTGATAAAAAATGTGCTAATCAAGGATGGTGCAATAGTGAAAAGATATGTCAATGTCCTGACGGTTACATGGGTCAACATTGTCGAACAGCGCTGTGCTACCCGCAGTGCATGAATGGCGGGAACTGCACTGCTCCCGGAGTGTGCTCCTGTCCGCCTGGATACCAGGGGCGACATTGTGAAGGAG GTATATGTGCGAAGAAATGCTTAAATGGTGGTAAATGCATTCAGAAGGACACATGTGAGTGCCCTAAAGGTTACTATGGCCTGCGGTGTGAATACT cCAAATGCGTAATACCATGTTTAAATGGCGGACGGTGCAAAGGTGTGAACAAGTGCAGGTGTCCAGCGGGGTTGGGGGGCAACCACTGCGAGGTGGGGCGGCGGGGGGGCGAATGCACCCGGGCTTGTAGACACGGCGTGTGCCGCGGGGGTGCGTGCTTGTGTGAGCCCGGCTGGAGGGGTCGGTATTGCCATCGTACTTATG AATCGGGAGAATATAAACGGCCACGGTGA
- the LOC126968720 gene encoding protein shifted isoform X2, with amino-acid sequence MWLWEPGRGPARAPLCAGVALALSLTLTAGRRDYKDADRMNSDISLWIDERQVRMFSGISMQVFAIQNGIISPYILEPNFSHKLPIIPSEVGYVNFTWRSKKRYYYNFDTLTSSDLKVLKPPILSIKTQGRVPKTPKEFSIFLPCMGNVSGVATFEIGLVLKNGRGTPLKGTPLRLNLKKECAQRGVYLGRTGPDPECDKKCANQGWCNSEKICQCPDGYMGQHCRTALCYPQCMNGGNCTAPGVCSCPPGYQGRHCEGGICAKKCLNGGKCIQKDTCECPKGYYGLRCEYSKCVIPCLNGGRCKGVNKCRCPAGLGGNHCEVGRRGGECTRACRHGVCRGGACLCEPGWRGRYCHRTYEESGEYKRPR; translated from the exons ATGTGGCTGTGGGAGCCAGGGCGGGGTCCTGCGCGTGCGCCGCTGTGCGCGGGCGTCGCGCTCGCACTGTCGCTGACCCTGACCGCGGGCCGCCGGGATTACAAGGACGCGGACCGCATGAACTCAGACATCTCCCTGTGGATCGACGAACGGCAGGTCCGGATGTTCAGTG GTATATCTATGCAAGTGTTCGCGATCCAGAACGGTATTATATCCCCGTACATACTGGAACCGAACTTCTCTCACAAGTTGCCCATCATCCCGTCGGAGGTCGGCTACGTAAACTTCACGTGGCGCTCTAAGAAGAGATATTACTATAACTTCGATACGCTGACGTCATCTGacttaaaagtattaaaaccgCCGATACTATCCATCAAGACGCAAGGCAGGGTGCCTAAGACTCCTAAAG AGTTCAGTATATTCCTACCGTGCATGGGCAATGTCAGCGGCGTGGCCACGTTCGAGATTGGTCTCGTGTTGAAGAACGGCCGAGGCACTCCTCTGAAAGGCACCCCTTTAAGGTTAAACCTAAAAAAGGAATGCGCACAGAGAGGTGTGTATTTAGGAAGGACAG gccCGGATCCGGAGTGTGATAAAAAATGTGCTAATCAAGGATGGTGCAATAGTGAAAAGATATGTCAATGTCCTGACGGTTACATGGGTCAACATTGTCGAACAGCGCTGTGCTACCCGCAGTGCATGAATGGCGGGAACTGCACTGCTCCCGGAGTGTGCTCCTGTCCGCCTGGATACCAGGGGCGACATTGTGAAGGAG GTATATGTGCGAAGAAATGCTTAAATGGTGGTAAATGCATTCAGAAGGACACATGTGAGTGCCCTAAAGGTTACTATGGCCTGCGGTGTGAATACT cCAAATGCGTAATACCATGTTTAAATGGCGGACGGTGCAAAGGTGTGAACAAGTGCAGGTGTCCAGCGGGGTTGGGGGGCAACCACTGCGAGGTGGGGCGGCGGGGGGGCGAATGCACCCGGGCTTGTAGACACGGCGTGTGCCGCGGGGGTGCGTGCTTGTGTGAGCCCGGCTGGAGGGGTCGGTATTGCCATCGTACTTATG AAGAATCGGGAGAATATAAACGGCCACGGTGA
- the LOC126968720 gene encoding protein shifted isoform X4, with protein sequence MWLWEPGRGPARAPLCAGVALALSLTLTAGRRDYKDADRMNSDISLWIDERQVRMFSGISMQVFAIQNGIISPYILEPNFSHKLPIIPSEVGYVNFTWRSKKRYYYNFDTLTSSDLKVLKPPILSIKTQGRVPKTPKEFSIFLPCMGNVSGVATFEIGLVLKNGRGTPLKGTPLRLNLKKECAQRGPDPECDKKCANQGWCNSEKICQCPDGYMGQHCRTALCYPQCMNGGNCTAPGVCSCPPGYQGRHCEGGICAKKCLNGGKCIQKDTCECPKGYYGLRCEYSKCVIPCLNGGRCKGVNKCRCPAGLGGNHCEVGRRGGECTRACRHGVCRGGACLCEPGWRGRYCHRTYGSSEESGEYKRPR encoded by the exons ATGTGGCTGTGGGAGCCAGGGCGGGGTCCTGCGCGTGCGCCGCTGTGCGCGGGCGTCGCGCTCGCACTGTCGCTGACCCTGACCGCGGGCCGCCGGGATTACAAGGACGCGGACCGCATGAACTCAGACATCTCCCTGTGGATCGACGAACGGCAGGTCCGGATGTTCAGTG GTATATCTATGCAAGTGTTCGCGATCCAGAACGGTATTATATCCCCGTACATACTGGAACCGAACTTCTCTCACAAGTTGCCCATCATCCCGTCGGAGGTCGGCTACGTAAACTTCACGTGGCGCTCTAAGAAGAGATATTACTATAACTTCGATACGCTGACGTCATCTGacttaaaagtattaaaaccgCCGATACTATCCATCAAGACGCAAGGCAGGGTGCCTAAGACTCCTAAAG AGTTCAGTATATTCCTACCGTGCATGGGCAATGTCAGCGGCGTGGCCACGTTCGAGATTGGTCTCGTGTTGAAGAACGGCCGAGGCACTCCTCTGAAAGGCACCCCTTTAAGGTTAAACCTAAAAAAGGAATGCGCACAGAGAG gccCGGATCCGGAGTGTGATAAAAAATGTGCTAATCAAGGATGGTGCAATAGTGAAAAGATATGTCAATGTCCTGACGGTTACATGGGTCAACATTGTCGAACAGCGCTGTGCTACCCGCAGTGCATGAATGGCGGGAACTGCACTGCTCCCGGAGTGTGCTCCTGTCCGCCTGGATACCAGGGGCGACATTGTGAAGGAG GTATATGTGCGAAGAAATGCTTAAATGGTGGTAAATGCATTCAGAAGGACACATGTGAGTGCCCTAAAGGTTACTATGGCCTGCGGTGTGAATACT cCAAATGCGTAATACCATGTTTAAATGGCGGACGGTGCAAAGGTGTGAACAAGTGCAGGTGTCCAGCGGGGTTGGGGGGCAACCACTGCGAGGTGGGGCGGCGGGGGGGCGAATGCACCCGGGCTTGTAGACACGGCGTGTGCCGCGGGGGTGCGTGCTTGTGTGAGCCCGGCTGGAGGGGTCGGTATTGCCATCGTACTTATG GTTCTTCAGAAGAATCGGGAGAATATAAACGGCCACGGTGA
- the LOC126968751 gene encoding 5-demethoxyubiquinone hydroxylase, mitochondrial, protein MFRPAPLLRQVRRSHSAAWQKNPHLDEIIRVDHAGELGADRIYAGQMAVLGTTKEGPLIQHMWEQEKNHRKKFEELISKYRVRPTVMTPLWNVAGFALGAGTALLGKEAAMACTVAVETVIVEHYNDQLRILMEDPNIDREILETITKFRDEEQEHHDTGIDHGAEQAPFYKALSEVIKTGCKVAISISKKI, encoded by the exons ATGTTTCGACCGGCCCCTCTACTTCGCCAGGTGCGGCGATCTCATTCTGCTGCGTGGCAGAAAAATCCTCAC CTAGATGAGATCATTCGAGTGGACCATGCGGGGGAACTTGGCGCTGATCGTATCTACGCGGGCCAGATGGCTGTGTTGGGCACCACAAAGGAGGGTCCTCTCATCCAACACATGTGGGAGCAGGAGAAGAACCATCGCAAGAAGTTCGAGGAGCTCATCTCCAAGTATCGCGTGCGACCCACTGTGATGACACCCTTGTGGAACGTCGCTGGCTTCGCCCTTGGCGCTg GTACGGCATTGCTGGGTAAAGAAGCAGCGATGGCTTGTACAGTGGCCGTGGAGACTGTGATAGTGGAACACTACAACGACCAGTTGAGGATACTCATGGAGGACCCGAACATCGATAGGGAGATCCTGGAGACTATCACGAAGTTCCGTGATGAAGAGCAGGAGCACCACGATACTGGGATCGACCATGGGGCAGAACAGGCACCTTTCTACAAAGCGCTCTCTGAGGTTATAAAGACGGGCTGTAAGGTTGCCATATCTATATCTAAAAAGATATAG
- the LOC126968720 gene encoding protein shifted isoform X1 encodes MWLWEPGRGPARAPLCAGVALALSLTLTAGRRDYKDADRMNSDISLWIDERQVRMFSGISMQVFAIQNGIISPYILEPNFSHKLPIIPSEVGYVNFTWRSKKRYYYNFDTLTSSDLKVLKPPILSIKTQGRVPKTPKEFSIFLPCMGNVSGVATFEIGLVLKNGRGTPLKGTPLRLNLKKECAQRGVYLGRTGPDPECDKKCANQGWCNSEKICQCPDGYMGQHCRTALCYPQCMNGGNCTAPGVCSCPPGYQGRHCEGGICAKKCLNGGKCIQKDTCECPKGYYGLRCEYSKCVIPCLNGGRCKGVNKCRCPAGLGGNHCEVGRRGGECTRACRHGVCRGGACLCEPGWRGRYCHRTYGSSEESGEYKRPR; translated from the exons ATGTGGCTGTGGGAGCCAGGGCGGGGTCCTGCGCGTGCGCCGCTGTGCGCGGGCGTCGCGCTCGCACTGTCGCTGACCCTGACCGCGGGCCGCCGGGATTACAAGGACGCGGACCGCATGAACTCAGACATCTCCCTGTGGATCGACGAACGGCAGGTCCGGATGTTCAGTG GTATATCTATGCAAGTGTTCGCGATCCAGAACGGTATTATATCCCCGTACATACTGGAACCGAACTTCTCTCACAAGTTGCCCATCATCCCGTCGGAGGTCGGCTACGTAAACTTCACGTGGCGCTCTAAGAAGAGATATTACTATAACTTCGATACGCTGACGTCATCTGacttaaaagtattaaaaccgCCGATACTATCCATCAAGACGCAAGGCAGGGTGCCTAAGACTCCTAAAG AGTTCAGTATATTCCTACCGTGCATGGGCAATGTCAGCGGCGTGGCCACGTTCGAGATTGGTCTCGTGTTGAAGAACGGCCGAGGCACTCCTCTGAAAGGCACCCCTTTAAGGTTAAACCTAAAAAAGGAATGCGCACAGAGAGGTGTGTATTTAGGAAGGACAG gccCGGATCCGGAGTGTGATAAAAAATGTGCTAATCAAGGATGGTGCAATAGTGAAAAGATATGTCAATGTCCTGACGGTTACATGGGTCAACATTGTCGAACAGCGCTGTGCTACCCGCAGTGCATGAATGGCGGGAACTGCACTGCTCCCGGAGTGTGCTCCTGTCCGCCTGGATACCAGGGGCGACATTGTGAAGGAG GTATATGTGCGAAGAAATGCTTAAATGGTGGTAAATGCATTCAGAAGGACACATGTGAGTGCCCTAAAGGTTACTATGGCCTGCGGTGTGAATACT cCAAATGCGTAATACCATGTTTAAATGGCGGACGGTGCAAAGGTGTGAACAAGTGCAGGTGTCCAGCGGGGTTGGGGGGCAACCACTGCGAGGTGGGGCGGCGGGGGGGCGAATGCACCCGGGCTTGTAGACACGGCGTGTGCCGCGGGGGTGCGTGCTTGTGTGAGCCCGGCTGGAGGGGTCGGTATTGCCATCGTACTTATG GTTCTTCAGAAGAATCGGGAGAATATAAACGGCCACGGTGA